One Hydrogenispora ethanolica genomic region harbors:
- a CDS encoding ABC transporter ATP-binding protein, which yields MTKELLSNIGIGAKGKGLLGMAILTTALGTLCNAGIMIVILKMMEQITGGRGDLSRYWWALAGITVFRMLFNSISSIVRHFAGFEIVAKIKTQIILRLKQFTLGFYSNERMGEISTVIHNDADNLGGIVGHLGSRMISDFLVAFIIGTGLFLIDWRMGLAMVSLLPAAIWILVRGIQNNLQLKKANQANLADMVSLFVEYTKGIPLLKAFTEIPVFKDRLEASAVKFGESSKKEAKSVASYLGKYFFLFELCYAILATLGAYWVFGNNLSLFDYLIFMIFCREFYRPFAALEGHWLSYMSVKDSYQRVARILDAPVVEKPAAPQEAKHFDIAFDRVGFSYEAGEFELKNASFTLEQGTLTALVGPSGSGKTTITNLMLRFWEPQSGRIQIGDVDIRRMDYDELLANISIVMQNVILFADTIYENIKMGNKNATRAQVMEAARKAMIHDFIMSLPDGYDTPLGENGVGLSGGQKQRLSIARAFLKNAPIVILDEITSNVDPLNEVKIQKAISNLAADRTVLVIAHHLRTIQNADKIIVFNRGEIVEMGKHHQLMQNNGLYRELWDAQERAKEWRICG from the coding sequence ATGACCAAAGAGCTGTTGAGTAACATTGGCATTGGGGCCAAAGGAAAAGGGCTGCTGGGAATGGCCATTCTCACCACGGCCCTGGGGACACTTTGCAATGCCGGCATCATGATTGTCATCCTAAAAATGATGGAGCAGATCACCGGCGGCCGGGGGGATTTATCCCGCTACTGGTGGGCGCTGGCCGGTATAACGGTTTTTAGGATGCTTTTTAATAGCATATCCAGCATTGTCAGGCATTTTGCCGGCTTTGAGATTGTCGCCAAGATCAAAACGCAGATCATTTTACGGCTGAAACAGTTTACCCTGGGTTTTTACAGCAATGAAAGGATGGGGGAGATCAGCACGGTGATCCATAATGACGCGGACAATCTGGGGGGAATCGTGGGTCATTTGGGTTCGCGGATGATCAGTGATTTTCTGGTGGCCTTCATCATCGGTACAGGGCTGTTCCTTATCGACTGGCGGATGGGGCTGGCCATGGTTTCCCTGCTTCCTGCGGCCATCTGGATACTGGTTCGCGGCATCCAAAACAATCTGCAGTTAAAAAAGGCCAACCAGGCGAATTTGGCGGATATGGTCAGCCTGTTTGTCGAGTATACCAAAGGAATCCCTTTGTTGAAAGCGTTTACTGAAATCCCGGTTTTTAAGGATAGGCTGGAGGCCAGCGCGGTCAAATTCGGGGAGAGCAGTAAAAAAGAGGCCAAATCGGTTGCAAGCTATCTGGGAAAGTATTTTTTCCTGTTTGAACTTTGTTATGCCATTCTGGCGACCCTTGGAGCCTATTGGGTATTCGGGAACAACTTATCGCTGTTTGATTATCTGATCTTCATGATTTTCTGCCGAGAATTCTATCGGCCCTTTGCGGCGCTGGAGGGCCACTGGCTGAGCTATATGAGCGTCAAAGACAGCTATCAAAGGGTCGCGCGGATCCTGGATGCGCCGGTGGTGGAAAAGCCCGCAGCGCCTCAGGAGGCCAAACATTTTGATATCGCCTTTGACCGGGTCGGCTTTTCCTACGAAGCAGGCGAATTTGAACTGAAAAATGCCAGCTTCACTTTGGAACAGGGTACGCTGACCGCTTTGGTGGGGCCGTCCGGTTCGGGAAAGACCACCATTACGAATTTGATGTTACGATTCTGGGAACCGCAAAGCGGACGGATTCAAATTGGCGATGTGGACATCCGGCGGATGGATTACGACGAGCTGCTCGCCAATATCAGCATTGTCATGCAGAATGTCATCCTGTTTGCGGATACCATTTACGAAAATATCAAGATGGGGAATAAAAATGCGACCCGGGCCCAGGTCATGGAGGCGGCCCGCAAAGCCATGATCCATGATTTCATTATGAGCCTGCCGGACGGGTACGACACGCCGCTGGGAGAAAACGGCGTGGGGCTTTCCGGCGGACAGAAACAGCGGCTCTCCATTGCCCGGGCGTTTTTGAAAAACGCGCCCATTGTCATTCTGGACGAGATCACCAGCAATGTCGATCCCCTCAACGAGGTGAAGATCCAAAAGGCCATCAGCAATCTGGCGGCAGATCGGACGGTGCTGGTGATCGCCCATCATTTGCGGACCATCCAGAACGCAGATAAAATTATCGTTTTTAACCGGGGCGAAATTGTCGAAATGGGCAAACATCACCAATTGATGCAAAACAACGGGCTGTATCGGGAACTCTGGGATGCCCAGGAGCGGGCCAAGGAGTGGCGAATCTGCGGGTAG
- a CDS encoding MFS transporter — MKKRLLFIQYCGFTAIGLGSGVLGPLLPAVAADLGINYSQAGIFLAAQFFGSLIAELSGGPLADRFGKKLFLLAGGLLILAGAAGCALAADYPLLLVWNALLGAGLAIYNVGINALCADSTAGGKGRAMNFLHFFFGAGSILAPLLAAFCLQVFGSWRAGFGLLTVLPFLVLLALLNVKTAPGERAATAPESSPYRDGFLWSAGLFTFFYVGLEVSMGGWITAFWSQLAPRGPFSPQWMATLFWAALTAGRLICGRVVDRVGFSAYIIAASCGTLLLSLCWYLWPVGWVTALATAGIGLTLAGIFPTMMAALTGCFPGSTGKVAALITVCADLGGFLIVPVVGRFADWLGFAVFPAVILGLAAALTLIAYPVWGVIRKYRLESMEI, encoded by the coding sequence ATGAAAAAACGGCTCTTGTTCATTCAATACTGCGGTTTTACAGCCATCGGCCTGGGATCCGGAGTTCTCGGGCCCCTGCTGCCGGCCGTCGCCGCCGATCTGGGTATCAATTACAGCCAGGCCGGCATCTTTTTGGCGGCGCAGTTTTTCGGCTCCCTGATCGCCGAATTGAGCGGCGGGCCGCTGGCGGACCGCTTTGGGAAGAAGCTCTTTCTGCTGGCCGGCGGCCTGCTGATCCTGGCCGGCGCCGCCGGCTGCGCGCTGGCGGCGGACTACCCCCTGCTGCTGGTCTGGAATGCCTTGTTAGGAGCGGGCCTGGCCATTTATAACGTGGGCATCAATGCGCTATGCGCCGATTCCACGGCCGGCGGCAAAGGCAGGGCCATGAATTTCCTGCATTTCTTCTTCGGGGCCGGTTCGATCCTCGCCCCGCTGCTGGCCGCGTTCTGCCTACAGGTCTTCGGCAGCTGGCGCGCGGGCTTCGGCCTGCTTACGGTGCTGCCTTTCCTGGTCCTTCTGGCCTTGCTGAACGTAAAGACCGCCCCCGGAGAGCGGGCGGCCACGGCGCCGGAAAGCTCGCCGTACCGCGATGGCTTTCTGTGGTCAGCGGGACTTTTCACCTTTTTCTATGTCGGACTGGAAGTCTCGATGGGCGGGTGGATCACCGCCTTCTGGAGCCAGCTGGCGCCGCGCGGCCCCTTCTCCCCGCAATGGATGGCCACGCTTTTTTGGGCCGCTTTGACGGCGGGCCGCCTGATCTGCGGCCGCGTCGTGGACCGGGTCGGTTTTTCCGCCTATATCATTGCCGCTTCCTGCGGAACGCTGCTGCTTTCGCTCTGCTGGTATCTCTGGCCGGTCGGCTGGGTTACGGCGCTGGCCACCGCGGGCATCGGACTGACCCTGGCGGGCATCTTCCCGACGATGATGGCCGCGCTGACCGGCTGTTTCCCCGGCAGCACCGGCAAGGTGGCCGCCCTGATCACCGTCTGCGCCGACCTGGGAGGCTTTCTGATCGTCCCCGTGGTGGGGAGGTTCGCCGACTGGCTCGGCTTTGCCGTCTTCCCCGCCGTGATCCTGGGGCTGGCCGCGGCCCTGACCCTGATCGCCTACCCGGTCTGGGGCGTCATTCGGAAGTACCGGCTCGAGAGTATGGAGATTTGA
- a CDS encoding helix-turn-helix domain-containing protein, protein MHGDVKEAPVTLGELAPRVLTSSIFTQGMTFPAGQRFNGRYVCDYELEYFTDSAGAMILEERLYPLRKGDIAFRQPGQFTQGILPYNCYLVSFDLVGNTAKNPETYNFCTETQFQVHYRHPLLEAIPPVFHPPDGEGYAKLFDGIFREFVNQNQYSLLLLRSLVLQVLYQLARDAQDPFAGSGLRWPAHRDTLKKAIDYMQQNYARKIGLRELAEQAGMSPSYFHRLFSELMGSTPNEYLIRLRLGKAKELLLQTHLAVYEIALQCGFENIPYFSFLFKKQVGVSPGQFRGSYSYLRSGSPREKRGGIDSPLGI, encoded by the coding sequence ATGCATGGTGATGTAAAAGAGGCTCCGGTAACCCTCGGGGAACTGGCGCCGCGCGTCCTGACAAGTTCCATTTTCACGCAGGGAATGACGTTTCCGGCGGGGCAGCGCTTTAACGGGCGTTACGTCTGCGACTATGAGCTGGAGTACTTCACCGACAGCGCCGGCGCGATGATCCTCGAGGAGCGCCTGTATCCGCTCCGCAAGGGCGACATCGCCTTCCGCCAACCCGGCCAGTTTACCCAGGGGATCTTGCCGTACAATTGTTACCTGGTCAGCTTCGACCTGGTCGGGAATACCGCCAAAAACCCCGAAACCTACAATTTTTGCACCGAGACGCAATTTCAGGTCCATTACCGCCACCCTTTGCTGGAGGCGATCCCGCCGGTGTTTCACCCGCCGGACGGCGAGGGCTACGCCAAGCTTTTCGACGGCATCTTCCGCGAGTTTGTCAATCAGAACCAATACTCGCTGCTGCTGTTGCGTTCTTTGGTATTGCAGGTCCTCTACCAGTTGGCCCGGGACGCGCAGGATCCCTTCGCCGGTTCCGGCCTGCGCTGGCCGGCGCATCGCGATACGCTCAAGAAGGCCATCGATTATATGCAACAGAACTATGCCCGGAAGATCGGCCTCCGGGAACTGGCGGAACAGGCCGGAATGAGCCCCAGCTACTTTCACAGGCTCTTTTCGGAGCTGATGGGCTCGACCCCCAATGAATACCTGATCCGCCTGCGGTTGGGCAAGGCCAAGGAACTGCTGCTCCAGACCCACCTGGCCGTATATGAGATCGCCTTGCAATGCGGTTTCGAGAATATTCCCTACTTCAGCTTTCTCTTTAAAAAGCAGGTGGGGGTCTCGCCCGGTCAGTTCCGCGGGAGCTACAGCTATCTCCGCTCCGGATCGCCCCGGGAGAAGCGCGGCGGAATTGACAGCCCGCTTGGGATATGA
- a CDS encoding GntR family transcriptional regulator codes for MINKKLDLPRFLQLYQLLKAEIISGKYACYEPIPSQQQLIDAYQVSLITVRRAIEKLSAEGYILRRQGKGCFVAPATDWQINRSQVLQIGVIVSSIANSFFPEIIEGMEQYLHTVNAQLTISHSQWQAAHERSHINSFLRNGCHGLLISPSQDCQAYRKLQEEGVPFVFFNHYFPDAGFPYVITDDRNGVKAAIDHLIARGHRRIGAVIGGSGKATALDRLAGLRDSFAAAGLEWKDSWLSWQKNFTYDEGVEGARELFAREPALTAIFCSSELLATGTAAYLLNRGYRIPEQMSLVAFGDSDTSRFFKIPLTTIAQPTTEMGATAARLLVEAVQDRPVDADQIVLPCRLIIRESTAQARNA; via the coding sequence TTGATCAATAAAAAACTGGATTTGCCGCGTTTTCTCCAACTGTACCAGTTGCTGAAGGCGGAGATCATTTCCGGAAAATATGCTTGTTACGAACCCATCCCTTCCCAGCAGCAGTTGATCGATGCCTATCAGGTGAGCCTGATCACGGTCCGCCGGGCCATTGAGAAATTGTCGGCCGAAGGCTATATCCTGCGCCGCCAGGGGAAGGGGTGTTTTGTCGCTCCGGCCACCGACTGGCAGATCAACCGTTCCCAGGTACTGCAGATCGGGGTGATCGTCTCCTCCATCGCCAACTCCTTTTTTCCCGAGATTATTGAGGGCATGGAGCAGTATCTGCATACGGTCAACGCCCAGCTGACCATCTCCCATTCCCAGTGGCAGGCCGCGCACGAGCGCAGCCATATCAACAGCTTTTTGCGGAATGGCTGTCACGGCCTGTTGATCTCGCCGTCCCAGGACTGCCAGGCCTATCGCAAGCTGCAAGAGGAAGGGGTCCCGTTTGTCTTTTTCAACCATTACTTTCCCGACGCCGGCTTTCCCTATGTGATCACCGACGACCGGAACGGCGTCAAAGCGGCCATCGATCACCTGATCGCCAGGGGTCACCGCCGGATCGGCGCGGTCATCGGGGGTTCGGGCAAGGCCACCGCCCTGGACCGCCTGGCCGGGCTGCGGGATAGTTTCGCAGCCGCCGGCCTGGAATGGAAGGATTCCTGGCTTAGCTGGCAAAAGAACTTTACCTACGATGAAGGGGTCGAGGGGGCGCGGGAATTGTTCGCCCGGGAACCGGCCCTGACGGCCATTTTTTGCTCTTCGGAACTGTTGGCCACCGGAACCGCGGCCTACCTTTTGAACCGGGGCTACCGCATTCCGGAACAGATGTCGCTGGTGGCTTTCGGTGATTCGGACACTTCCCGTTTCTTCAAGATTCCGTTGACTACCATCGCCCAGCCGACCACGGAAATGGGCGCGACTGCGGCCCGCTTGTTGGTCGAGGCCGTTCAAGACCGGCCGGTTGACGCCGATCAGATCGTGCTGCCGTGCCGGCTGATCATCCGCGAGTCCACGGCGCAGGCGCGGAATGCCTGA
- a CDS encoding lactate racemase domain-containing protein, translating to MIGKGYEQGTMTDGEARGIMAEALNRLDLDGKKVLMIIPDTTRTAPMPLIYKAVYETIGAKVAQLDVMVALGTHPAMPEEKIMSWVGITPEEHRSAYPKTRFFNHAWNDPDALAVAGTVPAAEMAEITGGLMAEDVPVTINKKIYEYDRLLITGPVVPHEVVGISGGNKYLFPGISGQEIIDFFHWLGALITIPKIIGVKDTPVRRVLNRAAQFLTVPRSAFCFVIHEHQLKGFFTGTPEEAWSAAADLSDKLHIVYKNRRYQSVLGLAPPKFDDLWTGGKVSYKLQDIVADGGELIIYAPNIDEVSYVHGHWIDQIGYHCRDYYYRRMEQFAQIPRGILAHSTHVKGAGTFENGVEQPRINVILATGIPEERCRRINLGYRDYRTINPQEWAGREDEGYLLVPEAGDLLFRYAGKK from the coding sequence ATGATTGGCAAGGGTTATGAGCAAGGAACGATGACGGACGGGGAAGCCCGGGGGATTATGGCCGAAGCCTTGAACCGGCTGGATCTGGACGGCAAAAAAGTGCTGATGATCATCCCGGATACCACCCGGACCGCGCCGATGCCTTTGATTTACAAGGCCGTCTATGAGACGATCGGCGCCAAAGTGGCCCAGCTGGACGTGATGGTGGCCCTGGGGACCCATCCCGCCATGCCGGAAGAGAAGATCATGTCCTGGGTCGGGATTACCCCGGAGGAGCACCGGTCGGCGTATCCGAAGACCCGCTTCTTCAATCACGCCTGGAACGATCCGGACGCGCTGGCGGTGGCGGGAACGGTCCCCGCGGCCGAGATGGCCGAGATCACCGGCGGCCTGATGGCCGAGGATGTCCCGGTCACCATCAATAAAAAGATCTATGAATACGATCGCCTGTTGATCACCGGACCGGTCGTCCCCCACGAGGTGGTGGGGATCTCCGGCGGCAACAAGTATCTCTTCCCGGGCATCTCCGGCCAGGAGATTATCGACTTTTTCCATTGGCTCGGCGCCCTGATCACGATCCCCAAGATCATCGGCGTCAAGGATACGCCGGTCCGCCGGGTCCTGAACCGGGCGGCCCAGTTCCTGACGGTGCCGCGGAGCGCCTTCTGTTTCGTCATCCATGAACATCAGCTGAAGGGCTTCTTCACCGGCACGCCCGAGGAGGCCTGGTCGGCGGCGGCCGATCTCTCCGACAAGCTGCATATCGTCTATAAGAACCGGCGGTACCAAAGTGTGCTGGGGCTGGCGCCGCCCAAATTCGACGACCTCTGGACCGGCGGCAAGGTCTCCTATAAGCTCCAGGACATCGTGGCGGACGGCGGCGAGCTGATCATCTACGCGCCGAATATTGACGAAGTCTCTTACGTGCACGGCCACTGGATCGATCAGATCGGGTATCATTGCCGGGACTACTATTACCGGCGGATGGAGCAATTCGCCCAGATCCCCCGGGGGATTCTGGCTCATTCCACTCACGTCAAGGGCGCCGGCACTTTCGAGAACGGGGTGGAGCAGCCGCGGATCAATGTGATTCTGGCCACCGGCATTCCCGAGGAACGCTGCCGCCGCATCAACCTGGGCTACCGGGATTACCGGACGATCAATCCCCAAGAATGGGCCGGCCGGGAGGACGAAGGCTATCTGCTGGTTCCGGAGGCGGGCGATCTGCTCTTCCGGTATGCGGGGAAAAAATAA
- a CDS encoding HAD family hydrolase yields the protein MEYTPEVLRNFQPRHSFFIGLDSDGCVFDTMEIKQKECFCPNNIRYWRLQPVAKYAREATEFVSLYSRWRGSNRFPALVRVMDLLAERAEVRERGFAVPRLPKLREWIASGAPLSNASLQQWVERTGDPELRLVLEWSEAVNRAVAEIVFGIPPFPYVKESIAKLLPKADLLCVSQTPGAVVAREWAEHGILEAAALIAGQELGTKKEHLRLAATGKYPADHILMVGDALGDLEAAQANGVLFYPINPGGEAESWRRFHDEVLELFWSGQYAGAYQAERIAEFRSLLPETPPWQR from the coding sequence ATGGAATATACCCCCGAGGTTTTACGCAATTTTCAACCGAGGCACAGTTTCTTTATCGGACTGGATTCCGACGGTTGCGTCTTTGATACGATGGAGATCAAGCAGAAAGAGTGTTTCTGCCCCAACAACATCCGGTACTGGCGCTTGCAGCCGGTTGCCAAGTATGCCCGGGAAGCCACCGAGTTCGTCAGCCTCTATTCCCGGTGGCGGGGGAGTAACCGTTTTCCGGCGCTGGTCCGGGTGATGGATCTCCTGGCGGAGCGGGCCGAGGTCCGGGAGCGCGGCTTTGCGGTGCCCCGCCTTCCCAAGCTGCGCGAATGGATCGCCTCGGGAGCGCCGCTGAGCAACGCCAGCCTCCAGCAATGGGTCGAGCGGACCGGCGATCCCGAGCTCCGCCTGGTGCTGGAGTGGAGCGAGGCCGTTAACCGGGCGGTGGCGGAGATCGTCTTCGGCATCCCGCCGTTCCCCTATGTGAAAGAGAGCATCGCCAAACTGCTCCCCAAAGCCGATCTGCTTTGCGTCTCGCAGACCCCCGGCGCTGTCGTGGCCCGCGAATGGGCCGAGCATGGGATCCTGGAAGCCGCGGCGCTCATCGCCGGCCAGGAACTGGGGACCAAAAAAGAGCACCTGCGGCTGGCCGCGACGGGCAAGTACCCGGCCGACCACATCCTGATGGTCGGCGACGCTTTGGGCGATCTGGAAGCGGCCCAAGCCAACGGCGTGCTCTTTTACCCCATCAATCCCGGCGGGGAGGCCGAATCATGGCGGCGCTTCCATGACGAAGTCCTGGAGCTTTTTTGGAGCGGCCAATATGCCGGAGCGTACCAGGCGGAACGGATCGCCGAATTCCGGTCGTTGCTGCCCGAAACTCCGCCCTGGCAGCGGTAA
- a CDS encoding ATP-binding protein, translated as MKNNAISPNGREPGLSMMGLVLLLLVGCSLYRYSLFHLLAEVYGIFLAFSIFSITWNVRRFMKNPYLLFLGVAFLFSGVLSLVQLLLDFRLLPSGLFVASHAQLFLTLSYVWSGSLLIAPLLFEREFSYPLYFGVLAGMVLAMLSLAPLLTRLAGDPGYRPVAWVLGILIFLLLTAGSLLMLFRQRRHFDKASLTMLTLANVSYVPAIAVLFSHSAPVLVVIHLCRLMALTFYYHVVVRIGLLAPYQELKQSEAALAAEKERLDITLKSLGEGVIATDNAGRVCLLNKVAEELTGWTQAEALGRPLPEVYRTAAAEAEPVPGIGRHPETPPALVLTSRDQHKRFIAASGAAIRDHREEITGQVYVFRDITVQQKMAEEFLKNQKLKSLGILAGGMAHDFHNILAVLLGNVQLAKLLLEKGKDIGKYLDGMEESIKNAARLTKQLLTFSKGGTPIKHRIDLGRVIAHAAEFALKDQNVQYQFLNAAGLWPVEADEGQIGQVVHNLLINAAQAMPDGGLIRIQTENVLLREGEPAPPLRKGSYVKLVVEDHGCGIAPEHLPHIFDPFFTTRQSGNGLGLATAYSIIARHEGCITVDSKPGRGTLFAVYLPACLEPDAARSSAIS; from the coding sequence TTGAAAAACAACGCGATTTCCCCGAATGGCCGGGAGCCGGGCCTGAGCATGATGGGGCTGGTGCTGCTGCTTCTCGTGGGGTGCAGCCTTTACCGCTATTCCCTCTTCCATCTGCTGGCGGAAGTTTACGGCATTTTTTTGGCCTTTTCCATCTTCTCAATCACTTGGAACGTCAGACGGTTCATGAAAAATCCCTACCTGCTCTTTTTGGGGGTGGCTTTTTTATTCAGCGGGGTGCTCAGCCTGGTTCAGCTGCTCCTGGATTTCCGGCTGCTTCCCTCCGGCCTCTTCGTTGCTTCCCATGCGCAACTCTTTCTCACCCTTTCCTACGTCTGGAGCGGTTCGTTGCTCATCGCTCCCCTGCTGTTCGAACGGGAGTTTTCGTACCCGCTTTACTTCGGGGTCCTGGCCGGAATGGTCCTGGCCATGCTGAGCCTGGCCCCGCTGTTGACGCGCTTGGCGGGCGATCCCGGCTATCGTCCGGTTGCTTGGGTCCTGGGGATTCTCATTTTTCTCCTGCTCACCGCCGGCTCGCTGCTGATGCTGTTCCGGCAGCGCCGCCATTTTGACAAGGCCAGCCTGACCATGTTGACCCTGGCCAACGTAAGCTATGTCCCGGCGATCGCCGTCCTTTTCAGCCACTCCGCTCCGGTCCTGGTGGTCATTCACCTCTGTCGCCTCATGGCGCTGACCTTCTATTATCATGTCGTCGTCCGGATCGGCCTGCTCGCCCCCTACCAAGAGCTGAAACAGAGCGAAGCCGCTTTGGCCGCCGAGAAGGAACGGCTGGACATCACCCTCAAGTCCCTGGGCGAGGGAGTCATCGCCACCGACAATGCCGGCCGGGTCTGCCTGCTGAACAAGGTCGCCGAGGAGCTGACCGGCTGGACCCAGGCGGAAGCTCTCGGCCGCCCGCTCCCCGAGGTCTACCGGACCGCCGCGGCCGAAGCGGAACCGGTCCCGGGAATCGGCCGCCATCCGGAGACTCCGCCCGCCCTGGTCCTCACCTCGCGCGATCAGCATAAACGGTTCATCGCCGCCAGTGGCGCGGCCATCCGCGACCACCGGGAGGAGATCACCGGCCAGGTTTACGTGTTTCGCGACATTACCGTGCAGCAAAAGATGGCCGAGGAATTCCTGAAGAATCAGAAATTGAAATCCCTGGGCATCCTGGCCGGGGGCATGGCCCACGATTTCCACAATATCCTGGCGGTGCTGCTCGGCAACGTTCAACTCGCCAAGCTCCTTTTGGAGAAGGGCAAGGATATCGGAAAGTATCTGGACGGAATGGAGGAATCCATCAAAAACGCCGCCCGCCTCACCAAGCAGTTGCTCACCTTTTCCAAAGGCGGCACCCCCATCAAACACCGGATCGATCTGGGCCGGGTCATCGCCCACGCCGCCGAATTCGCACTGAAAGACCAGAATGTCCAGTACCAATTCCTCAATGCCGCCGGCCTTTGGCCGGTGGAAGCCGACGAAGGACAGATCGGGCAGGTGGTCCATAACTTGCTGATCAATGCCGCCCAAGCCATGCCCGATGGCGGCCTGATCCGGATTCAGACCGAAAATGTCCTGCTCCGGGAGGGCGAGCCGGCGCCGCCGCTTCGCAAAGGCAGCTACGTCAAGCTGGTGGTCGAGGATCACGGCTGTGGCATCGCGCCCGAACATCTGCCCCATATCTTCGATCCCTTCTTCACCACCCGGCAATCGGGCAACGGCTTGGGGCTGGCCACCGCCTACTCCATCATCGCCCGTCACGAAGGCTGTATCACGGTCGACTCCAAGCCGGGACGGGGGACACTCTTCGCCGTCTATCTGCCCGCCTGCCTGGAGCCGGACGCGGCGCGGTCTTCCGCAATATCTTGA
- a CDS encoding CapA family protein, which yields MRSGGQTNPDRGQTLAGRGGALGSGAGYLPSYGAEQVSGAPVVTLAALGDIVMHRPVIESGYDPAGHSFDFRPLFGELRPILRQADISVAVVETPLSGPERPYSGYPRFNSPYAIADAVQWAGVSLVFTAHNHALDQGSSGLRKTLAYYDRIGLRHAGSRSSPEQKRYVILDCRGIRLAFLAYTSSTNGIATPPGQEWLINRVDLARIAADIAAAKREGADGIVLALHAGVEYRRFPGPAQQRLCQRLVELGVDILLGSHVHVIQPLGWREVAGPDGRRRTAFIAYSLGNLLSNQRWRYTDCGLMVTLKLRKDPDRPQGIRILAADPTPLWVERSFRDGRYRYLIHPLAGPEAAAEPALSPKNRPRLREVWYDTEELLNGWPVYQTDQP from the coding sequence GTGAGGAGCGGTGGGCAGACGAATCCGGATCGGGGTCAAACTCTGGCTGGTCGCGGTGGCGCTCTGGGGAGCGGGGCCGGATATCTCCCAAGTTACGGCGCGGAGCAGGTCTCCGGCGCTCCGGTCGTCACGCTGGCGGCGCTTGGGGATATCGTCATGCACCGGCCGGTGATCGAATCCGGGTACGACCCGGCCGGTCATTCTTTTGATTTCCGGCCGCTCTTCGGGGAGCTCCGGCCCATCCTGCGCCAGGCCGACATCAGCGTGGCGGTGGTGGAGACCCCGCTCTCCGGCCCGGAACGGCCTTACAGCGGCTATCCCCGGTTCAATAGCCCCTACGCCATTGCCGACGCCGTGCAATGGGCCGGCGTCAGCCTGGTCTTTACCGCGCACAACCACGCGCTGGATCAGGGGAGTTCCGGTCTGCGGAAGACCCTCGCCTATTACGACCGGATCGGGTTGCGCCATGCCGGCAGCCGCAGCAGCCCGGAGCAAAAACGGTACGTGATCCTCGACTGCCGCGGCATCCGGCTGGCGTTTCTGGCCTATACCTCCTCCACCAACGGCATCGCCACGCCGCCGGGGCAGGAATGGCTGATCAACCGGGTCGATCTGGCGCGGATCGCAGCCGATATCGCCGCGGCCAAGCGGGAGGGGGCCGACGGCATCGTGCTGGCGCTCCATGCCGGGGTCGAGTACCGGCGGTTTCCCGGCCCGGCCCAGCAACGGTTGTGCCAGCGCCTGGTCGAGCTGGGAGTGGATATTCTGCTGGGAAGCCACGTCCATGTGATTCAACCGCTGGGATGGCGGGAGGTGGCCGGTCCGGACGGCCGCCGCCGCACCGCTTTCATCGCCTACTCCCTGGGCAATCTGCTCTCCAATCAGCGTTGGCGCTATACGGACTGCGGCCTGATGGTCACGCTGAAATTGCGCAAGGATCCCGACCGGCCCCAGGGGATCCGGATCCTCGCGGCCGATCCAACTCCGCTCTGGGTGGAACGGAGCTTCCGGGACGGCCGCTACCGGTACCTCATTCACCCGCTGGCCGGGCCGGAGGCCGCCGCGGAACCGGCCCTGAGCCCAAAAAACCGCCCACGGCTGCGGGAAGTATGGTATGATACAGAGGAATTGTTAAATGGCTGGCCGGTCTATCAAACGGACCAGCCGTAA
- a CDS encoding YaiI/YqxD family protein, with product MELDPIGGGPAPIIVDADAAPRECLRIIDELAAEFGREVITVASIHHRIDRPNHRVVGDEPQATDLAVINLTRPGTIVVTQDQGLAALVLAKGAAAIAPHGEIFRDDRMDAMLEERNILARWRRSGGRTKGPSPRSKADNLRFAANLRSLLEPQ from the coding sequence GTGGAACTGGATCCGATCGGGGGCGGGCCGGCGCCGATCATCGTCGACGCCGACGCCGCGCCGCGCGAGTGTTTGCGGATTATTGACGAATTGGCGGCCGAATTCGGACGGGAAGTGATCACGGTGGCCTCCATCCATCACCGGATCGACCGGCCCAACCACCGGGTGGTCGGGGATGAGCCCCAAGCCACCGACCTGGCGGTGATCAACCTGACCCGGCCGGGAACGATCGTGGTGACTCAGGATCAGGGCCTGGCAGCCCTGGTCCTGGCCAAAGGGGCCGCGGCCATCGCGCCGCACGGCGAGATCTTCCGGGACGACCGCATGGACGCGATGCTGGAAGAGCGCAATATCCTGGCGCGCTGGCGGCGAAGCGGCGGCCGGACCAAGGGGCCGTCCCCCCGTTCGAAAGCGGATAATCTCCGCTTCGCCGCCAACCTCCGAAGCTTGTTGGAACCGCAGTGA